One genomic segment of Agromyces intestinalis includes these proteins:
- a CDS encoding LLM class flavin-dependent oxidoreductase — protein sequence MSRLQHFGWFFSRGFGPQGWGHPYFDWGYRWTEPALYQQSARELEQAGLDLVIIEDGPSLGSPETLDLRVRKAYGGPKHDPVALTSFLLAATSHLGIAPTVNAGAWGPYLAARHFASLHHLSGHRVGVNVVTDVPSTRHYGVPRVTHDQAYDRADEWLRAVRELWHSWDDGALVDDPSTWHYADGSKLRRTRFEGEYFDVEGPLNAIPFTDGDPAIVSPGGSPKGIAFAGAHSDVQLALAPLQLDRVRAYRQRVIDAAVAAGRPAGAVKTLFVFKPEIVASDEEVERVVRASFDPSDEVLQAILQGQSSDLETDLTVLPLDRPVDPSIFGEHVSQGSIKGLLGTFDDFASATLRELLVAKARKGRIDEHAGFVGTAEQVADFIEEFGEEADNDGFIFSGDLHPVTVHRYLDELVPVLRRRGILRREYGGGGIQGNLHGF from the coding sequence ATGAGCCGGTTGCAGCACTTCGGATGGTTCTTCTCACGCGGATTCGGGCCGCAGGGGTGGGGGCATCCGTACTTCGACTGGGGCTACCGCTGGACCGAGCCCGCGCTCTACCAGCAGTCGGCCCGCGAACTCGAGCAGGCCGGACTCGACCTCGTCATCATCGAGGACGGCCCCTCGCTCGGCTCGCCCGAGACCCTCGACCTGCGTGTTCGCAAGGCGTACGGCGGGCCCAAGCACGACCCGGTCGCGCTGACCTCGTTCCTGCTCGCCGCGACCTCGCACCTCGGCATCGCGCCGACGGTGAACGCGGGTGCCTGGGGGCCGTACCTCGCCGCCCGGCACTTCGCCTCGCTGCACCACCTGAGCGGGCATCGGGTCGGCGTGAACGTGGTGACCGACGTGCCGAGCACCCGGCACTACGGCGTGCCCCGCGTCACGCACGACCAGGCCTACGACCGGGCCGACGAGTGGCTGCGCGCGGTGCGCGAGCTGTGGCACAGCTGGGACGACGGCGCGCTCGTCGACGATCCGTCGACGTGGCACTACGCCGACGGCTCCAAGCTTCGGCGCACGCGCTTCGAGGGCGAGTACTTCGACGTCGAGGGGCCGCTCAATGCGATTCCGTTCACCGACGGCGACCCCGCGATCGTCTCGCCCGGCGGGTCGCCCAAGGGCATCGCGTTCGCGGGCGCCCACTCCGACGTGCAGCTCGCGCTGGCACCGCTGCAGCTCGATCGGGTGCGCGCCTACCGGCAGCGCGTCATCGACGCGGCCGTCGCCGCCGGCCGACCCGCCGGGGCGGTCAAGACGCTCTTCGTGTTCAAGCCCGAGATCGTCGCGAGCGACGAGGAGGTCGAGCGGGTGGTGCGCGCGTCGTTCGACCCGAGCGACGAGGTGCTGCAGGCGATCCTCCAGGGGCAGTCGAGCGACCTCGAGACCGACCTCACCGTGCTGCCCCTCGATCGCCCGGTCGACCCGTCGATCTTCGGTGAGCACGTCTCGCAGGGCAGCATCAAGGGCCTGCTCGGCACCTTCGACGACTTCGCCTCGGCGACGCTGCGCGAGCTGCTCGTCGCGAAGGCGCGAAAGGGCCGCATCGACGAGCACGCCGGCTTCGTCGGCACCGCCGAGCAGGTCGCCGACTTCATCGAGGAGTTCGGCGAGGAGGCCGACAACGACGGCTTCATCTTCTCGGGCGACCTGCACCCTGTGACCGTGCACCGGTACCTCGACGAGCTGGTTCCGGTGCTGCGCCGCCGCGGCATCCTGCGCCGCGAGTACGGCGGCGGGGGCATCCAGGGCAACCTGCACGGGTTCTGA
- a CDS encoding alpha/beta fold hydrolase has product MARMPVGIENSTEISLHYIDQGAGRPVVLIHGFPLSAASWTKQQYALLDAGYRVIAYDRRGFGASSKTGSGFDYDTFAADLDVLLEELELHDAVLVGFSMGTGEVARYLANYGSARVGKAVFIGSLEPFLLKTDDNPGGAGPQEFFDGIAAQVRADRHAFLTGFFDDFYNTETFLGDRLSPEALAASVEIANHAGNVAIAAAPLTWPTDFRDDIPKIDVPSLIVHGTADRILPIDVTARRFRELLPDATYVEIEGAPHGLLWTHGDEVNEALLAFLEE; this is encoded by the coding sequence ATGGCACGCATGCCCGTCGGCATCGAGAACTCCACCGAGATCTCACTGCACTACATCGACCAGGGGGCGGGGCGGCCCGTGGTGCTCATCCACGGCTTCCCGCTGAGCGCGGCGTCGTGGACGAAGCAGCAGTACGCGCTGCTCGATGCCGGGTACCGGGTGATCGCCTACGACCGGCGGGGGTTCGGCGCATCCTCGAAGACCGGCTCGGGCTTCGACTACGACACCTTCGCCGCCGACCTCGACGTGCTGCTGGAAGAGCTCGAGCTGCACGACGCCGTGCTCGTCGGGTTCTCGATGGGCACCGGCGAGGTGGCCCGCTACCTCGCCAACTACGGCAGCGCCCGGGTCGGCAAGGCGGTGTTCATCGGGTCGCTCGAGCCGTTCCTGCTGAAGACCGACGACAACCCGGGCGGCGCAGGGCCGCAGGAGTTCTTCGACGGCATCGCGGCGCAGGTGCGGGCCGACCGGCACGCGTTCCTCACGGGGTTCTTCGACGACTTCTACAACACCGAGACGTTCCTCGGCGACCGGCTGTCGCCCGAGGCGCTGGCCGCGAGCGTCGAGATCGCGAACCACGCCGGCAACGTCGCGATCGCGGCCGCGCCGCTCACCTGGCCGACCGACTTCCGTGACGACATCCCCAAGATCGACGTGCCGTCGCTCATCGTCCACGGCACCGCCGACCGCATCCTTCCGATCGACGTCACGGCCCGCCGGTTCCGCGAGCTGCTGCCCGACGCGACCTACGTCGAGATCGAGGGCGCGCCGCACGGCCTGCTCTGGACCCACGGCGACGAGGTCAACGAGGCGCTGCTCGCGTTCCTCGAGGAATGA
- a CDS encoding alpha/beta fold hydrolase, with protein MPSLPALTEMPDPQYVISGDARRIAAYTWGDDDAPTVLAVHGFASSCRDNWVNTGWVRDLTRAGFRVLGVDQLGHGASDKSADPVAYAMDALVADLVAVLDTYLIDDVDYLGYSLGARVGWQLAVSAPDRVARAVLGGIPDGRPLARLQIEQARAYVADGTPVTDPVTRNYVTLAERVPGNDLRALVALAEGMRLGGDADPDPTNPPRQPVLFATGTDDAIIEQSRSLADLTPAGDFAEIPGRHHFNAPGSRIFRQEGVAYLRAGSSQP; from the coding sequence ATGCCATCGCTGCCCGCGCTCACCGAGATGCCCGATCCCCAGTACGTGATCTCGGGCGACGCGCGCCGCATCGCCGCCTACACCTGGGGCGACGACGACGCGCCCACCGTGCTCGCCGTGCACGGCTTCGCGTCGAGCTGCCGCGACAACTGGGTGAACACCGGATGGGTGCGCGACCTGACCCGGGCCGGGTTCCGGGTGCTCGGCGTCGACCAGCTCGGCCACGGCGCGAGCGACAAGTCGGCCGATCCCGTCGCGTACGCGATGGACGCGCTCGTCGCCGACCTCGTCGCCGTGCTCGACACCTACCTCATCGACGATGTCGACTACCTCGGCTACTCGCTCGGCGCGCGCGTCGGCTGGCAGCTCGCCGTGTCGGCGCCCGATCGCGTCGCGCGGGCGGTGCTCGGCGGCATCCCCGACGGACGACCGCTCGCACGCCTGCAGATCGAACAGGCCCGCGCCTACGTCGCGGACGGCACGCCCGTGACCGACCCCGTCACCCGCAACTACGTCACGCTCGCCGAGCGCGTGCCCGGCAACGACCTGCGGGCGCTCGTCGCGCTCGCCGAGGGCATGCGGCTGGGCGGCGACGCCGACCCCGACCCGACCAACCCGCCGCGCCAGCCCGTGCTGTTCGCCACCGGCACCGACGACGCGATCATCGAGCAGTCGCGCTCGCTCGCCGACCTCACCCCCGCCGGCGACTTCGCAGAGATCCCCGGGCGCCACCACTTCAATGCACCGGGCTCCCGGATCTTCCGCCAGGAGGGCGTCGCGTACCTTCGGGCGGGTTCCTCCCAGCCCTGA
- a CDS encoding dihydrofolate reductase family protein, translated as MGIIAASMFLTLDGVYQAPGGKEEDPSGAFPYGGWQAEFLDDESGQAIGADIDRMDALLLGRRTYDIFAGYWPRVPADNPIAAKFAEVPKYVVSRTLVDPDWEGTTVLPDPASAARLRDQFDEVQVIGSGSLLQSLFTADAVDRLQLWTYPVTLGEGKRLFGPGTIPAAFRLVQARAYPGGAVGAVYERAGDLVLRDMDDGIEAAG; from the coding sequence ATGGGCATCATCGCGGCGAGCATGTTCCTCACCCTCGACGGCGTGTACCAGGCGCCGGGCGGGAAGGAGGAGGACCCGAGCGGGGCGTTCCCGTACGGCGGGTGGCAGGCCGAGTTCCTCGACGACGAGTCGGGGCAGGCGATCGGCGCCGACATCGACCGCATGGACGCACTGCTGCTCGGTCGGCGCACCTACGACATCTTCGCCGGCTACTGGCCGCGGGTGCCTGCCGACAACCCGATCGCGGCGAAGTTCGCCGAGGTGCCGAAGTACGTCGTGTCGCGCACCCTGGTCGATCCCGACTGGGAGGGCACGACGGTGCTGCCCGATCCGGCGAGTGCCGCGCGCCTGCGCGACCAGTTCGACGAGGTGCAGGTCATCGGCTCCGGCAGCCTGCTGCAGTCGCTGTTCACCGCCGACGCGGTCGACCGGCTGCAGCTGTGGACCTACCCGGTGACCCTCGGCGAGGGCAAGCGGCTGTTCGGGCCCGGCACGATTCCGGCGGCGTTCCGCCTCGTGCAGGCGCGTGCATATCCCGGTGGCGCGGTCGGCGCAGTGTACGAGCGCGCGGGCGACCTCGTGCTGCGAGACATGGACGACGGGATCGAGGCGGCGGGCTGA
- a CDS encoding DEAD/DEAH box helicase, producing the protein MNDSDAAPTVDTEAPATPTFADLGLDDRVLKALRDVGYETPSAIQAATIPPLLEGRDVLGTAQTGTGKTAAFALPILSRLDVSQKSPQALVLAPTRELALQVCEAFERYAGHLRGVHVLPVYGGQGYGVQLSALRRGVHVVVGTPGRIMDHLDKGTLDLSELKYLVLDEADEMLKMGFAEDVESILSDTPDDKQVALFSATMPAPIRRISGQYLNDPVEINVKAKTTTASNITQRYLVVSYAQKVDALTRILEVEAFEGAIVFVRTKTETETLAEKLRARGFSAAAINGDLSQQQRERTVDQLKSGRLDILVATDVAARGLDVDRISHVVNFDIPTDSESYVHRIGRTGRAGRTGDAISFVTPREQRLLTSIERATRQPLTRMQLPNVDEVNATRLSRFDDGITAALEQTDRVSKFRDIIAHYVEHHDVPETDVAAALAVLAQGETPLLLSPEEEIPAFDDRRGRGRDDRARDDRGRGDDRGRGSRFDDDRRRGDRDDRGDRGDRPERRRREASGPMATYRIAVGRRHRVEPRQIVGALANEGGLRREDFGHIDIRPDFSLVELPADLPRDVFDRLERTRVSGRLIELRPDTGAPARRRGGYDRDDRGGDDRPARKPRHRTS; encoded by the coding sequence ATGAACGATTCGGATGCCGCGCCCACCGTCGACACGGAAGCGCCGGCGACCCCGACGTTCGCCGACCTCGGTCTCGACGACCGGGTGCTCAAAGCGCTGCGCGACGTCGGCTACGAGACGCCGTCGGCGATCCAGGCCGCGACGATCCCGCCGCTGCTCGAGGGCCGCGACGTGCTGGGCACGGCGCAGACGGGCACCGGCAAGACGGCCGCGTTCGCGCTGCCCATTCTCTCGAGGCTGGATGTCTCGCAGAAGAGCCCGCAGGCGCTCGTGCTCGCCCCGACCCGCGAGCTCGCGTTGCAGGTCTGCGAGGCGTTCGAGCGCTACGCCGGCCACCTGCGGGGCGTGCACGTGCTGCCCGTCTACGGCGGCCAGGGCTATGGCGTGCAGCTGTCGGCGCTGCGCCGCGGCGTGCACGTCGTCGTCGGCACGCCGGGCCGCATCATGGACCACCTCGACAAGGGCACGCTCGACCTATCGGAGCTCAAGTACCTCGTGCTCGACGAGGCCGACGAGATGCTGAAGATGGGCTTCGCCGAAGACGTCGAGTCGATCCTCTCCGACACGCCCGACGACAAGCAGGTCGCGCTGTTCTCGGCGACGATGCCGGCGCCGATCCGCCGCATCTCGGGTCAGTACCTGAACGACCCGGTCGAGATCAACGTCAAGGCCAAGACCACCACTGCGTCGAACATCACGCAGCGCTACCTCGTCGTCTCGTACGCGCAGAAGGTCGACGCGCTCACCCGGATCCTCGAGGTCGAGGCGTTCGAGGGTGCGATCGTGTTCGTGCGCACCAAGACCGAGACCGAGACCCTCGCCGAGAAGCTGCGGGCGCGCGGGTTCTCGGCTGCGGCGATCAACGGCGACCTCAGCCAGCAGCAGCGCGAGCGCACGGTCGACCAGCTGAAGTCGGGCCGACTCGACATCCTGGTCGCCACGGACGTCGCGGCTCGAGGCCTCGACGTCGACCGCATCAGCCATGTCGTGAACTTCGACATCCCGACCGACTCCGAGTCGTACGTGCACCGCATCGGCCGCACCGGCCGTGCCGGTCGCACCGGCGACGCGATCAGCTTCGTCACGCCGCGCGAGCAGCGGCTGCTCACCTCGATCGAGCGGGCGACGCGCCAACCCCTGACCCGCATGCAGCTGCCGAACGTCGACGAGGTGAACGCCACCCGGCTCTCGCGATTCGACGACGGCATCACCGCCGCGCTCGAGCAGACCGACCGAGTCTCGAAGTTCCGCGACATCATCGCGCACTACGTCGAGCACCACGACGTGCCCGAGACGGATGTCGCGGCGGCCCTCGCCGTGCTCGCGCAGGGCGAGACCCCGCTGCTGCTCTCGCCCGAGGAGGAGATCCCCGCGTTCGACGACCGCCGCGGCCGGGGTCGTGACGACCGGGCTCGTGACGACCGGGGTCGTGGCGACGACCGAGGCCGCGGGTCGCGCTTCGACGACGACCGCCGGCGCGGCGACCGCGACGACCGCGGTGACCGCGGTGACCGCCCCGAGCGCCGGCGGCGCGAGGCATCCGGCCCGATGGCGACCTATCGCATCGCGGTGGGCCGTCGCCACCGCGTCGAACCGCGCCAGATCGTCGGCGCGCTCGCGAACGAGGGGGGCCTGCGCCGCGAGGACTTCGGGCACATCGACATCCGACCCGACTTCTCGCTCGTCGAGCTGCCCGCCGACCTTCCGCGTGACGTGTTCGACCGGCTCGAGCGCACGCGCGTGAGCGGGCGGCTCATCGAGCTGCGACCCGACACCGGTGCGCCCGCGCGTCGGCGCGGCGGGTACGACCGCGACGACCGGGGCGGCGACGACCGCCCTGCCCGCAAGCCGCGGCACCGCACTTCCTGA
- a CDS encoding O-acetylhomoserine aminocarboxypropyltransferase/cysteine synthase family protein: protein MGYPSAHDDAAFATRQVHAGESDDAAFGARITPIYLSAGFRFDDFAEARDRFAGEAEGYVYTRSGNPTNAALERRIAGLEGGRDAVVVASGQAALTVSVLSVVGAGDHVLSAQSIYSGTRSLFSQAFGRLGIEVEFIDDPRDLGEWRRRLRPTTRALYTESIANPTNEVADLAGIAAVAHQAGVPLIVDNTLATPYLVRPIEHGADLVVHSASKFLSGHGAALGGVIIDAGTFDWAARPGAYPHLTRPDDALHGRSYVEAHGDHALTAYVREVTGALFGPVLSPVNAFLIQQGIETLSLRVQRQSSTALEIAAWLERQPEVRRVDYAGLASHPSHDLTARYLPRGAGAVLAFEIEGGEASASVFYDAVDLFSRMSHIGDARSLILHPATTTHAHLDRATRERGRITGGLLRLSIGLEEPDDLIRDLERGFAAVRVAHDVDAIDTDVRVTEGSTR, encoded by the coding sequence ATGGGATACCCATCAGCCCACGACGACGCCGCGTTCGCCACCCGACAGGTGCACGCCGGCGAATCCGACGATGCGGCGTTCGGCGCGCGCATCACACCGATCTACCTGAGCGCGGGGTTCCGGTTCGACGACTTCGCCGAGGCCCGCGACCGGTTCGCCGGCGAGGCCGAGGGGTACGTGTACACCCGATCGGGCAACCCGACGAACGCGGCCCTCGAACGTCGCATCGCGGGGCTCGAGGGCGGCCGCGACGCGGTGGTCGTCGCGAGTGGCCAGGCCGCGCTGACGGTGTCGGTGCTGTCGGTCGTGGGCGCCGGCGACCACGTGCTCTCGGCCCAGAGCATCTACTCGGGCACCCGCAGCCTGTTCAGCCAGGCGTTCGGCCGCCTCGGCATCGAGGTCGAGTTCATCGACGACCCGCGCGACCTCGGCGAGTGGCGCCGTCGGCTCAGGCCGACCACGCGCGCGCTCTACACCGAATCGATCGCGAACCCGACGAACGAGGTCGCCGACCTGGCGGGCATCGCGGCGGTGGCGCACCAGGCGGGCGTGCCGCTCATTGTCGACAACACGCTCGCGACGCCCTACCTGGTGCGCCCGATCGAGCACGGGGCCGACCTCGTCGTGCACTCGGCGAGCAAGTTCCTCTCGGGTCACGGCGCGGCCCTCGGCGGCGTGATCATCGACGCGGGCACGTTCGACTGGGCAGCGCGGCCCGGCGCGTACCCGCACCTCACCCGGCCCGACGATGCGCTGCACGGGCGCAGCTACGTCGAGGCGCACGGCGACCACGCGCTCACGGCCTACGTGCGCGAGGTGACGGGCGCGCTCTTCGGGCCGGTGCTGTCGCCCGTGAACGCGTTCCTCATCCAGCAGGGCATCGAGACCCTGTCGTTGCGCGTGCAGCGCCAGTCGTCGACGGCCCTCGAGATCGCGGCGTGGCTCGAGCGGCAGCCCGAGGTGCGTCGGGTCGACTACGCGGGCCTGGCCTCGCACCCCTCGCACGACCTCACCGCGCGCTATCTGCCGCGTGGGGCCGGAGCGGTGCTCGCGTTCGAGATCGAGGGCGGCGAGGCATCCGCCTCGGTCTTCTACGACGCCGTCGACCTGTTCAGCCGCATGAGCCACATCGGCGACGCCCGCTCGCTGATCCTGCACCCCGCGACCACGACCCACGCGCACCTCGACCGTGCCACACGCGAACGCGGTCGCATCACGGGCGGGCTGCTGCGCCTGTCGATCGGGCTGGAAGAGCCCGACGACCTGATCCGCGACCTCGAGCGCGGCTTCGCCGCCGTGCGGGTCGCGCATGACGTCGACGCGATCGACACCGATGTGCGCGTCACCGAGGGGAGCACCCGATGA
- a CDS encoding bifunctional nuclease family protein: MIQVRVLGIALDPARQHIVLLKPVLDEPGEGLVLPIWIGVQEATSILIAISDEHAPRPLSHDLMKTLLDTVGARVDRVDVTRIDDGTFYAELSLATATGQRVVDARPSDAIALGVRAGAPIFVAEAVFEDAGIPAATAEGHDEAADEAKLDEFKRFLDEVDPEDFQG, encoded by the coding sequence ATGATCCAGGTGCGCGTGCTCGGCATCGCGCTCGATCCGGCGCGTCAGCACATCGTGCTGTTGAAGCCGGTGCTCGACGAACCTGGCGAAGGACTGGTGCTGCCGATCTGGATCGGCGTGCAGGAGGCGACCTCGATCCTCATCGCGATCTCCGACGAGCACGCGCCACGGCCGCTGTCGCACGACCTGATGAAGACCCTGCTCGACACGGTGGGTGCCCGGGTCGACCGTGTGGACGTCACCCGCATCGACGACGGCACCTTCTACGCCGAGCTCTCGCTCGCCACCGCCACGGGCCAGCGGGTCGTCGACGCGCGGCCGTCCGACGCGATCGCGCTCGGCGTGCGGGCCGGCGCGCCGATCTTCGTGGCCGAAGCGGTGTTCGAGGACGCGGGCATTCCCGCGGCCACCGCCGAAGGGCACGACGAGGCCGCCGACGAGGCGAAGCTCGATGAGTTCAAGCGGTTCCTCGACGAGGTCGACCCCGAGGACTTCCAGGGCTGA